The following is a genomic window from Archangium lipolyticum.
CTTGAGCACGTCGTCGAGCTGTTGGAGCGCCAGGAGCAGCAGTCGGCTCCCACCCCCAACGCCCCCTCCGCTCCCCGCCGGCGCCGGACCAGCGCCGCCCGATAGCGCGCCCGGACCATGCCCCGTACGCCCCAGCAGTACCAGCAACTGAAGGAGGAGCGGAGGAGCGCGCTGCTGAAAGCCGCCCGCGAGGTCTTCGCTCGCCGGGGACTGGCGGCCACCAAGATGGCGGACCTCGCCGCCGCGGCGGGGATCAGCTACGGGCTCGTCTACCACTACTTCCCGGACAAGGAGTCCGTGTTCGCCACACTCGTAGAGGAGGCGATCCAGGACGGCATCCGGAACCTCACCGAGGAGCGGCAGGGGCCCGGCACCCCCTGGGAGCAGCTCCAGCGGTTCTGCACCCGGATGTTGGAGTACATCCGGGATGAGCCCTCGCTGCCGCTCATCCTCGTCCAGGCGCACGCCAGCGAGAGCATCCCCGCCCCGGTCGAGCAGGCCCTGGAGCGCTATACCACCCAGTTCTTCCAGCAACTGGTGGAGCTCATCGAGGCCGGACAGCGCGAGGGGCAGATCGTGAAGCTCCCCGCCGCGGAGCTCGCGCGGCTCCTGTTGTCCACCGTGCAGGGGCTCGCGCTGACGCAGGTGCTCCCCCGGCCGGGCAATGCCCCGTTCCCGGCCACCGATACCGTGCTCCGGCTCTTCAGGCCCTGACACACAGGGGCGCCCCGCCGCGCTATGGTAGGGGCTCCTGCTTCCCGGAGTCCTCCCGTGAATAGGCCCGCCCAAGCCTTCCAGCGGATCCGCTCGTTCGTCTCGTCCCAGGTCGATGTCTCGCGCTCGCTCGCGCAGGCCCTGCAGGACCGCTCCATCAACCCCTACCCGTACCTCAAGCCCTTCATCGAGAAGGCCGCCGGCGTCCGCGAGCCCCCCATCAGCCCCACGCCGCACTCGGTGGTGTACACGCGCGGCAGCATGCGCCTGTTGCGCTACGCCGCGCCCCGGCGCCGCCACCGCACGCCCATCCTCTTCGTCTACTCGCTCATCAACCGCTGGTACATCCTCGACTTCCTGCCCGGGCGCAGCCTCATCGAGTACCTCACCCGCCAGGGGTATGACGTCTACGCCATCGACTGGGGCACCGCCGGCCCGGACGAGCAGAACCTCAGCTGGAGCGAGCTGCTCGGCGGCCACCTGCGCACCGCCGTGCGCTGGACGCTGCGCGTGAGCGGCAGCGAGGACCTGACGCTCTACGGCTACTGCATGGGTGGCACCATGGCGCTGGCCTACACGGCCCTCTACCCCGAGGGCGTGCGCAACCTCGTGGTGCAGGCCACCCCCGTGGACTTCAGCAAGGGCGGCATCTACTCGCTGTGGACGCAGCAGCGGCACTTCGACGTGGACTCGCTGGTGGACGCCTACGGCAACGTGCCCACCTACGTGCTGGAGAGCGGCTTCTTCATGGCCGGCCCCGTCCAGCGCATCACCAAGTGGCTCGACGTGTGCCGGCAGATCGATGACCCGGGCTTCGTCACCACCTTCCTCGCGCTGGAGCGCTGGGGCTCCGATGCCGTGCCGTTCCCCGGTGAGGTGTACCGGCAGTACATCCGTGACTGCTACCAGCAGAACCTCTTCTGCCAGAACCGCATGGAGGTGGGGGGCGAGCGCGTGGACCTGGGCAGCATCCCCTGCCCCGTGCTCAACATCATCGCGGAGCAGGACAACATCGCTCCGCCGGCCATGAGCGAGCCGCTGCCGGACCTGGTGAAGGAGTGCGAGACGATGCGCTTCCCGGTGGGCCACATCGGCCTGTCGGCTTCCAGCAAGGCGCCGGTGAAGGTCTGGCCGCGCATCGCCGCCTGGATCGGGCAGCGCTCGCGGCCGATGGAGGGAGGAGAATGAACGAAGTGCGAGCACGGGAAGACGGAGCCCGGGTCCGGGAAGGTTCCCTCCGGCTGCGCGATGGGCGCCGGCTGGCGTACGTCGAGTCCGGGAACCTGGAGGGCCTTCCCGTCATCTTCATTCACGGCAATCCCGGCTCCCGCTACATGCGGCACCCGGACGACGAGCTCACGGCGAGCCTGGGCGTGCGGCTCATCACCCCGGACCGTCCCGGCTACGGGCTGTCCGACTTCCAGCGGGGACGCACGCTGCTGGACATGCCGTCGGACATCGAGCAGCTGGCCAACGCGCTGGGGCTGGGCCGCTTCGCCGTCATGGGCGTGTCCGCGGGAGGCCCCTACGTGGCGGCCTGCGCGTACCGCCTGGGCGAGCGGCTCACGGGAGCGGCCATCATCTCCGGCTCCGCGCCCTTCAACCGCAGCGGGGCCGTGGAAGGCGTCAACCGGGACTACCGCACCGCCTACGCCCTGGCCACCTGGCCGCACTGGCTGCTACAGCCCATCATGACCCTCCACGACAGGTCCGTGCGCCGCCGGCCGGACAGGGCCCTCGCGGCGGTGCTCGCGCACTGCTCCGCGGATGACCGCGCCGTGCTGTCGGACCCGCTCATCGGCGCGCAGGTGCAGGGCTTCCGCGTCGAGGCCACGCGCCAGGGCGTGCAGGGCATGGCGCGGGAGGCCCGGCTGCTCACCACCCCCTGGGGCTTCCCACTCGGGGACATCCGCGTGCCGGTGCACCTCTGGTACTGGGAGGGAGACTCCATCGTGCCGCAGCAGATGGGGCGCTACCTGCACGCGCGTATCCCCCACACGGTGCCCCACTTCCTGCCGGGTGGAGGGCACTTCTCCATCTATACGCATTGGAAGGACATCCTCAGGGAGCTCGTCCTCCGCTAGCGTAGGGGGCGTGAGCGACGACACTTCCCTGCCAGCGTTCCGCACCGTGCCCCGCACGGGCGTCATCTACGTCACCGCAGAGGCCATGCGCCGGGGCTACCGAGGTGGAGACCCCGAGTGGTGCAACCTCGGCCAGGGCCAGCCCGAGACGGGCGAGCTTCCCAACTCGCCCCCCCGCGTCAGCAGCGTCACGGTGGACGTGAACGACCTGGAGTACGCCCCCGTGGCCGGCCTCTGGGAGGTGCGCGAGGCCATCGCCTCCCTCTACAACCGGCTCTACCGGCGCGGCCTGCCCAGCCAGTACAGCGCGGAGAACGTCTCCCTCTCCGGCGGTGGCCGGGCCGCCCTCACCCGCGCCGCGGCCAGCCTCGGTTCCGTCAACCTCGGCCACTTCCTCCCGGACTACACCGCCTACGAGGAGCTGCTGGACGTCTTCAAGGCCTTCACCTCCATCCCCATCCTCCTGGAGGGCGAGCGCGGCTACGCCTTCACCCACGAGGATCTGCGCCGTGAAATCCAGGGCCGGGGCCTGTCCGCCCTCCTCTTCTCCAACCCCTGCAACCCCACCGGCAAGCTGGTGCAGGGCGAGGAGCTCGCGCGCTGGGTGTCCGTGGCCCGGGAGCTGGAGTGCGGCCTGCTCATCGACGAGTTCTACTCGCACTACATCTGGACGGGCCGCCCCGGCCAGCTCCCCGTGGAGAGCGCCGCCCGCTACGTGGAGGACGTCAACAAGGATACCGTCGTCCTCTTCGACGGCTTCACCAAGAACTGGCGCTACCCGGGCTGGCGCATGACGTGGACGATTGGCCCCCGCCAGGTCATCGACGCGGTGTCCAGCGCGGGCAGCTTCCTGGACGGCGGCGGCAGCCGGCCCCTGCAGCGCGCGGCCATTCCCCTCCTGGACGAGCAGGCGGTGGTGAAGGAGACGCTGGCCATCAACCACCACTTCCGCGAGAAGCGCGACCGCTTCCACTCGCGCCTGGAGCGGTTGGGCATCCGCACGGACCGCCCGCCCGATGGCACCTTCTATGTCTGGGGCAATGTCTCCGGACTGCCTCCGCCCCTCAACGATGGCATGGGCTTCTTCCGCGCCGCGCTCGACCAGAAGATCATCACCGTGCCCGGCGAGTTCTTCGACGTGAACCCGGGCAAGCGGCGCGCCCGCCCCTCGCGCTTCCGCAGCTACGTGCGCCTGTCCTTCGGCCCCTCCATGGAGGTGCTGGAGAAGGCGCTGGGCCGGCTGGAGGCGATGGTGCTGCGCTACACCGCCGGCTGACCCGCGCGTGTCCTCCCGCCCGCTGACCGGGCGGGCCTGGACCCGCATCACGTTTTTCGTCCGTCACATCTTCGCCGCCCATCACAAAAATCAGCTCGGGAACTCCAATCCTGACGAGTGGCAAGGAACGCATCCCGCGCCGGCCACTCATCAATCCCACACAATTGGAGCATTCCAAGATGAGTATGATGAGGTGGAACGAGGACGAGGCTCGGCGGCTGGTCCTCGGGCAGCTGGTGTCGCTGGTGGACGGTGTGCGGACGCTCGCCATCCGCACCCAACAGGGCAAATTCCGCAAGCACGAGCCCATCACCGTCTTCCGCCCCCAGACGCTCCAGGAGCTGATGGGCCAGGTGGAGGAGGAGCTGAAGAAGCTCGCCACCGAGCACGGCGAGCTCCGGGACTTCGCCGACGCGATGCGCGCCCTGTTGCACCGGCTCCCCGACACCAGCCCCCGCGAGATGTACGACGCGGTGATGGACGCCTCGGAGCAGTGGCTCGGCGACGTGGCGGACGAGGACACCGATGGCCTGCGCTCCGACTCGCAGCACCCCACGCAGCTCGAGGAGGTGTCGCTCCTCATCGACGACCTGCGCCGCGAGCGCCGCAAGCCCACCCGGCGCGAGAAGCTGGCCATCCACATGGCGCACGAGGAGCTCGCCAATGGCTCCCGGTTGCAGCTGCCCTACAAGCCCCTGCCCATCCCCGGCTTCGGCGACACGCAGACGTACATGTCCGTGACCGACCCGGGCGAGGGCCACATCGCGGGCACCACCACGCGCGAGGAGTGGATGCGCGGCGTGCTCGTGCACGTGGAGCACCTGGAGCGCGGACACCAGGACCGCGAGTCGGTGGAGTCCTACCGGATTCCCCGCATCCTCAACGTGGCCAAGGTGCGGCTGCACGTGGCCGGCCGCGCGCCCGTCACCAGCTTCATCGGGCGGCCCATGTTCGACAGCGGCAAGTTCCACCTGGACCTGTGGAAGACGGTGCAGACCATGGCCGGCACCTGCACCGCCATGTTCCAGCTGGGCGTGGCCGAGTGCAAGGTGGCCATGGAGCGCATGACGGCCTCGCAGATCATCGAGTTCATGCGCGGCCTGCGCGGCAACATCCTGCGTGACGCGCGCACCCAGCTGCTGTCCGCGGCCTTCAACCTCAACTCGCCCATCCTGGATGACCGCGACGGTGGCACGCGGCTCGTCACCGGCCGGCGGGAGATCGGCCTGCTGGGCATCGAGCTCGTCAAGGCAGGGGGCTTCGACAAGGTCACCTGGGACGGCTCGACGGACACGTACCCCAGCGTCCCGGTGATGGAGCAGCTCACCCATGCCGAGGCGCTGGAGCTGGTGCACCGGGCACACGAGCGCGGGCTGCGCACCTACTTCTCCGCCGGCTTCCGCTTCCCCCACATCCCGCTGGCCGTCTACACCGGCGTGGACGGGGTGGGCATCGGCGGCGCGCAGATCCTCCGGTACATGGACTCGAGGACCGGCTACCACGGCCCCTTCCAACCGGAGAACATCTCGCGCATCCTCGCCATCCGCGACGAGGCCGCCCGCAGCCCCCTGGGCCGCGCCGCCGCCCAGCTCGCCCGGCTCGACTGGCTGTCCTCCCAGCGCCGCCTGGATGACCGCCAGGAGCAGTTCCGCATCGAGCTCTACGAGGCCCTGTCCCGCCAGCAGGTGGACGGCCTCCTGGAAGACACCGACGCCCGGTCCGCCGCCTGAGACGCCCCACTCCCCCTTGAAGAACCGCAGTGCCCGCCGGGCGCGAGCCCGAGCAACTGGTCCGATGATCGGACCAGTTCGCGCGAAGCGCGCCCGGCGGGCGCATCCCCCTTTCAAGAGCACCCGAGGAGGGCGCTCATCTCCCTGGAGAGACACCCGATGCAGACCGCCGCCGTGACCCTGGAGGAGCCGCGATATACGGAAGCCATCGCTACCGTCCGGGCCGAACCGTGCACCTTCGTGCTCTTCGGCGCGTCCGGAGACCTGGCCCGGCGCAAGCTCCTGCCCGCGCTCTATCACCTCGCCCTGGAGGGGCACCTGCCCCCGGAATCCGCCATCATCGGCGCGGCGCTCCCAGTAATGAGCACCGAGCAGTTCCGCGCCAGCATGCGCGAGGCCATCGAGTGCGCTCCCGGGGCCCGCCCGGTGGACGAGGCCGCCTGGCGCACCTTCTCGCGCAGGCTCCACTACCTGTCCATGGATCTCTCCAGCGCCGAGGACTACCGGCGCCTGGGGCACATGCTCGAGCGCGTGGACCGCGAGCATGGCACGCACGGCAACCGCGTCTTCTACCTGTCGCTCGCGCCCACGCTCCACGCGCAGACGGTGCACCACCTGGGCGAGACCGGGCTCACGCACGGCCGGGGCTGGGCGCGGCTCGTGGTGGAGAAGCCCTTCGGAACGGACCTGGAGACGGCCCGGTCCCTCAACCGGCACATCCACCGCTACCTCGACGAGTCGCGCGTGTACCGGATGGACCACTACCTGGGGAAGGAGATGGTCCAGAACCTGCTCGTGCTGCGCTTCGCCAACCGCATCTTCGAGCCGCTGTGGGACCGCGGGCACATCGACCACGTGCAGATAACGAACGCCGAGACGGTGGGCGTGGAAGGGCGTGGCGGCTACTACGAGAAGGCGGGCGTGGTGCGTGACATGCTTCAGAACCACCTGCTCCAGGTGCTCGCGCTCGTGGCCATGGAGCCCCCTTCGAGCCTTTCGCCGGAGGCGGTGCACGACGCGAAGATGGAGGTGATGGCGGCGGCGCGTGCCTTCTCGCCCGAGCGCATCCGCACCGAGTGCGTGCGCGGCCAGTACGGCCCGGGGCTCCTCGGTGGACAGCTCGTGCCCGGCTACCGGCAGGAGCCGGGCGTCGCCCCCGACTCGCGCACCGAGACCTTCGCGATGCTGACGATGCGCTTCGACAACCCACGCTGGGCCGGCGTGCCCTTCTACGTGCGCTCCGGGAAGCGGCTGTCCCAGCGGCTCACCGAGGTGGTGGTCCAGTTCAAGGAGGGGCCGCTGGGCCGGGGCTCTCCCAACCAGCTCCACCTCCGCATCCAGCCCGACGAGGGCATCGCCCTGCGCTTCGCCACGAAGGCACCGGGACGGGCTGCGCACCCCCATGAAGTGGCCCTGGACTTCCGCTATGGGAACACCTTTGGCACCCGGCTCGCCGAGGCCTACGAGCGCCTGCTGCTGGACTGCATGCTCGGCGTCTCCACGCACTACGTGCGCAACGACCTGGTCGAGCGCGGCTGGGAGCTCATGATGCCCCTGCTGGAGGCCTGGGGCTCCAAGCGCGACGAGGTGCCCCTGCACACCTACGCCGCGGGAACGTGGGGCCCCACCGCCGCGAGCGGCCTGTTGGAGGCCAACGGCCGGCGCTGGAGCGGATGCTGAGCCCCTCAGCGCTTTCGAGGGCGTGCGAGAGCCAGGCGATGCACGGCCTCGCGCAGCTCCTGGGGAGCCAGCGAGGCGAAGCCCAACCGGAAGGCGGAGGGGCCCCGCCCCTCGAGCGCGAAGGAGCGGCCCGGAGTGACGTGCACGCCGTGGGAGGCCGCGCGCGCCGCCCAGTCCGCCGTGTCGAGCGTCTCGTCCACCCGAGCCCAGAGCGCGAGTCCCCCAGCGGGAATCTCGAAGTCCACGGAGCCGCCGAGCTCGCCGCGCAGCGCCTCCACGAGCGCGTCCCGGCGGACGAGGTACTCCCGGCGGGCCTTGCGCGCGTGACGCTGAAGCTCGCCCTCCTGTAGCAACTCCGACAGGGCCCGCTCCAACGGCGCATCGCCCTGGCGATCCACCACCGTTCGCAGGGCCGCCAGGGCGCTCACCAGCGGCGCCGGGGCCACCACGTAGCCGAGCCTCAATCCCGGAGCGACCAGCTTGGAGAGCGAGCCCACGTAGACGATGCATCCGGCGCGGTCCGAGCTCGCCAGGGGCAGCACGGGCCTGCCCTCGTAGTGGAACTCGTGGTCGTAGTCGTCTTCCACCACCGCCACGCGGGCCTCGGCGGCCAGGCGCAACAGCTCCATCCTCCGGGCTGCGGTGAGGGTGACGGTGGTGGGGTACTGGTGGTGCGGCGTCACATAGACGGCACGCACCGGCCGCTTCGCCATCAACGCCTGGAGCGCGTCCACCTTCACCCCCTGGGCATCCACCGGCAGGCCCACGAGCCGGGCTCCCGCCAGGCGCAGCGCGTCCCAGGCCGGCCGGTACCCAAGCCCCTCGACGGCCACCACATCCCCCGGGCGGATGAGCGCACGCGCCACGAGGAAGAGGGCCATCTGGCTGCCCCGCGTGACGAGCACGTCGTCCGCTCCGGCGGCGAGCCCCCGCGTGCGGCTGAGCATCCCGGCGAGGGCCTCGCGCAGACCGGGCTCTCCGCGCGCATCTCCCACGCCCAGCGTCGTCCGGGCCCGGCTGGTCAGCACCCGCCGGAAGGCACGCGCCAGCGCCACCGAGGGAGCCAGCCGCACGTCGGGAGCACCATCGTTGAACTCCAGCGTCCCCCTGGGTGGCGGAGCCCCCCGCTCGGGAGCCACCTCCTCTTGAGGAAAGGAAAAGCCCGGCCGCGAGGGCATCCGCTGACGGGGCGTGCCACCAAACCCCTTCGGTGCCGCCACCGGGAGCGCCGTGGAGACGAAGGTGCCGCGAGACGGCTCGGCGGAGGCCCACCCCTGGTGGATGAGCTCGCGATAGGCCGCGTCCACCGTGTTGCGGTGCACCCCGAGCGACTGGGACAGCGCCCGCGTCCCAGGGAGCGCATCGCCCGGGGACAACCTCCCCCGCTCGATGTCACGGACGACGGCGCGCGCCACCTGGACGAAGAGCGGCACGGACGAGGATGGATCGACCTCCAGGGTCAGCTTCCAGGTACGCAGCACCGGCCCAGTGTACTTCGCCAAACCGGCTCTTTCGAGGGTGCCGGCCGCTCTCTACCTTTCGCCTCGCTCGACGCGCGGAAGGAACCGCGCCAGCCACACGAGGAGGCCATTCCATGAGCCAGAGCAGCCATGCCCAGGTCACGAAGTACCACTCCGCGGATTTCGACAAGACACCACCCCGCCCGCGCGTGGTGATGCCCGACAAGCTCTTCCACCCGGCCGTGGAGGGCGCCGGCCAGAACGAGGGCTACTCGAAGGAGCGCAAGCACCCCGTCTTCTTCGTGGACCTGCCCTCGCACGCCATCAGCATGACGATCGGCTGGCTGGAGCCGGGCCAGTCCTCCAACCGGCACCGCCACACCTACGAGACCGTCCTCTACGTCCTCGAGGGCGAGGGGTACTCGGACATCCACGGCAAGCGCATCCCCTGGAAGGAGGGCGACGCGCTCTACATCCCGGTGTGGGCCTGGCACAACCACGTCAACACCCACCCCACGAAGCGCGCGCGCTACCTCGCCTGCGAGAACGCCCCCATGCTGCAGAACATGGGAGGCATCGCCCTGCGCGAGGAGGTGCCCGAGAAGGGCCACACGCTCGCCCACGCCGACGGGGAGGAGGCCTGACATGAGGCGCAACGTCCCGCTTCACGGCATCATCGGCTACACCATCACCCCCTTCCGGAGCGACGGGAAGGTGGACCTCGACACGCTGCGCACGCTCACCACGCGCATGGTGGCCTCGGGCGTCCACGCCATCGCGCCGCTCGGGAGCACGGGCAGCCTGCCCTATCTGGATGACGAGGAGCGCGAGGCCGTCGCCGCGACGACGGTGAAGGCCGTCGCGGGCCGCGTCCCGGTGATGGTCGGCGTCTCGAGCCTCACCACCGAGCGGACCGTCCACCACGCCCGCTTCGCCGAGCGCGTGGGCGCGGACGCCGTGATGATCATCCCGATGAGCTACTGGAAGCTCACCGAGGAGGAGATCTTCCGGCACTTCGACACGGTGGCGCGGGCCACGTCCCTGCCCATCATGGCCTACAACAACCCGGCCACGGGTGGGCTGGACATGACGCCGGAGTTCCTCGGGCGGCTGCTCGAGATTCCCAACGTCACCATGGTGAAGGAGAGCACGGGGGACATCGGGCGGATGCACCGCCTGCGCCAGGTGGCCGGTGAGGAGGTGGCCTTCTACAACGGCTCCAACCCGCTCGCCCTGGCGGCCTTCGCCGCGGGAGCGCGGGGCTGGTGCACCGCCGCGCCCCACCTCATCCCCGGGCTCACCCTGGAGCTGTACCGGGCGGTGGTGGAGAAGGCCGACCTCGCGGAGGCACGGCGGGTGTTCCAGAAGCAGCTCCCGCTCCTCCAGTTCATCGTGAAGGGAGGTCTGCCTCGCACGGTGGCGGCGGGGCTGGAGCTGCTCGGGACCGAGGTGGGGCCCCTTCGCGCGCCCCTGCTTCCGCTCCCCAAGCAGGAGGTGGAAGCCCTGCGGCGCATCCTCACGGCCCTCGAGGCGTGAGGAACGCGCGCCTCACAGCCACAGCCGCCAGAGCAGACCGAGACGGGTGGTGTAGCCGACGACCGCCCGCTCGACGCGGCCCTCGGAGGAGAGGAAGAAGGTGGTGGGGAACTGGTCGACCTGGAAGGCCCGCATGCTCTCCGGACCCCCCAGGTACACCGGATAGTCCACACCCTGCTCCCGCATGAACCGGCGTACGTCTTCCTCGTCCTCGTAGGCCACCGCCACGGAGACGACGTGCGCCGAATCTCCCGCGGTGCGCCGGAGCGCCGAGACGTTCGAGGACTCGACCTTGCACACGCCACACCAGGGCGCCCAGAAGGTGAGCACCACCGGCTTGCCGCGCAGCTCGGACAGCCGCACCTGCTCACCAGAGAGGGTCCGCAAGGCGAGCTCCGGCGCGGCGGTTCCCGCCTTCGGCAGGCGCCGCGTCTGCCAGGCCGCCACCGCCACCATGACGAGCACCACCAACGTCAGGTCCACGGTCCAGCGCACCCACCAGCGGGTGCGTACTCGATTCCAGGATTCCCTCAGGCCCACCCGTGTCCGTCCTCGGTTCCGGTTGCGACGGAAGCACTCCGTCCTCCGGACAGTCTACGCCGGGAAAGGGGCCAACGGGCCCACCACGGACCCCTCCCCCACCAGCCGGCCAGACAGCCGGGTGAGCAGATAGGCTCTTCCATCCGCACCCTCCTCGGAAAAGAGGACCGGATTGCGATACCCGAAGCGCCTTCTTCATCCCAAATACCTGTGGGACCTCTTCGTGACCTCCGACCCGGATCTGGGCCGGTTGCGGATGGGGCTGCGCTCCGTACTGGGCGCCGGCCTGTCCGCCCTCATCATCTCCCAGCTGGCCAGCCTGCTGGGCGAGCCGCCCACCGTCACCATGGTGGGAATCATGATGGGGATGATGGGGTCCCAGCTCGCGACGGACCCATCCCCTCGCGAGCAGCGCCGCACCACCCTCCTCATGGCACTGCCGGCCATCGCGGCGATCCTCCTGGGGACACTCACCTCGCACATCCCCCTGCTCGGCGCGGCGGCCTTCGCGGTGACGATCTTCATCGCCACCTTCGTGCGGCGGTTCGGGCCCCGGGGGCTCGCGCTCGGGATGATCGGCTTCTTCGCCTTCTTCAACGCGCTCTACTTCCACGCGCAGGCGGCGCAGGTGCCGGCCCTCGTTGGCGCCATCGTGGTCGCGATCTGCATCGCCTACGCGGTCCGGTTCGTGCTCATCCGTGACCGCCCCAGGCTCGACCTCCACCGCTTCGTCCGCTCGTTCCGCAAGACGGTCGGCATCGTGCTCTGGGAGCTCACGGACGTCCCCGCCCACCCGCGATTGACCCGTTCCCTCATGCGCCGGTTCCGCCGAGAAGCCGATCGCCTGAACGACGCGGCGCTCGCGGTGGAGGATCTGCTCGCCCGCTGCCAGCCCGCCCTCCGGCTGCGGATCTTCGATCTGGAGCTCGCGACCGACCGGGTGATCGCCGCGGTCCGCCAGATCGTGGAATCGGGCGCGCTGGCGCGGGAAGCGCGCAAGGAGGTCCGAGCGGCCCTCGTCGCCGCGCACACCGCCGTGCGGAATGGAGACCCGGCCGCGCGGCGCTTGATGGAGGAGCACCTCGAGCACCTGCGTGCGTTCGTGCCGGGCGCGGCCGACCCCGAGCAGGCCCTGGCGGATGCCCGGCGCTTCGGCACCTCCATCACGGACCTGGTGGAGGCCGCGGCCAATCTCCCGGACGAAATCCCCCGGCTCGCACCGGGACAGACCGCCGCCCCGAAT
Proteins encoded in this region:
- a CDS encoding dihydrodipicolinate synthase family protein, whose protein sequence is MRRNVPLHGIIGYTITPFRSDGKVDLDTLRTLTTRMVASGVHAIAPLGSTGSLPYLDDEEREAVAATTVKAVAGRVPVMVGVSSLTTERTVHHARFAERVGADAVMIIPMSYWKLTEEEIFRHFDTVARATSLPIMAYNNPATGGLDMTPEFLGRLLEIPNVTMVKESTGDIGRMHRLRQVAGEEVAFYNGSNPLALAAFAAGARGWCTAAPHLIPGLTLELYRAVVEKADLAEARRVFQKQLPLLQFIVKGGLPRTVAAGLELLGTEVGPLRAPLLPLPKQEVEALRRILTALEA
- a CDS encoding TetR/AcrR family transcriptional regulator, yielding MPRTPQQYQQLKEERRSALLKAAREVFARRGLAATKMADLAAAAGISYGLVYHYFPDKESVFATLVEEAIQDGIRNLTEERQGPGTPWEQLQRFCTRMLEYIRDEPSLPLILVQAHASESIPAPVEQALERYTTQFFQQLVELIEAGQREGQIVKLPAAELARLLLSTVQGLALTQVLPRPGNAPFPATDTVLRLFRP
- a CDS encoding alpha/beta fold hydrolase, encoding MNEVRAREDGARVREGSLRLRDGRRLAYVESGNLEGLPVIFIHGNPGSRYMRHPDDELTASLGVRLITPDRPGYGLSDFQRGRTLLDMPSDIEQLANALGLGRFAVMGVSAGGPYVAACAYRLGERLTGAAIISGSAPFNRSGAVEGVNRDYRTAYALATWPHWLLQPIMTLHDRSVRRRPDRALAAVLAHCSADDRAVLSDPLIGAQVQGFRVEATRQGVQGMAREARLLTTPWGFPLGDIRVPVHLWYWEGDSIVPQQMGRYLHARIPHTVPHFLPGGGHFSIYTHWKDILRELVLR
- a CDS encoding alpha/beta fold hydrolase; the protein is MNRPAQAFQRIRSFVSSQVDVSRSLAQALQDRSINPYPYLKPFIEKAAGVREPPISPTPHSVVYTRGSMRLLRYAAPRRRHRTPILFVYSLINRWYILDFLPGRSLIEYLTRQGYDVYAIDWGTAGPDEQNLSWSELLGGHLRTAVRWTLRVSGSEDLTLYGYCMGGTMALAYTALYPEGVRNLVVQATPVDFSKGGIYSLWTQQRHFDVDSLVDAYGNVPTYVLESGFFMAGPVQRITKWLDVCRQIDDPGFVTTFLALERWGSDAVPFPGEVYRQYIRDCYQQNLFCQNRMEVGGERVDLGSIPCPVLNIIAEQDNIAPPAMSEPLPDLVKECETMRFPVGHIGLSASSKAPVKVWPRIAAWIGQRSRPMEGGE
- a CDS encoding cupin domain-containing protein; protein product: MSQSSHAQVTKYHSADFDKTPPRPRVVMPDKLFHPAVEGAGQNEGYSKERKHPVFFVDLPSHAISMTIGWLEPGQSSNRHRHTYETVLYVLEGEGYSDIHGKRIPWKEGDALYIPVWAWHNHVNTHPTKRARYLACENAPMLQNMGGIALREEVPEKGHTLAHADGEEA
- a CDS encoding TlpA family protein disulfide reductase, whose protein sequence is MDLTLVVLVMVAVAAWQTRRLPKAGTAAPELALRTLSGEQVRLSELRGKPVVLTFWAPWCGVCKVESSNVSALRRTAGDSAHVVSVAVAYEDEEDVRRFMREQGVDYPVYLGGPESMRAFQVDQFPTTFFLSSEGRVERAVVGYTTRLGLLWRLWL
- the pdxR gene encoding MocR-like pyridoxine biosynthesis transcription factor PdxR gives rise to the protein MAKYTGPVLRTWKLTLEVDPSSSVPLFVQVARAVVRDIERGRLSPGDALPGTRALSQSLGVHRNTVDAAYRELIHQGWASAEPSRGTFVSTALPVAAPKGFGGTPRQRMPSRPGFSFPQEEVAPERGAPPPRGTLEFNDGAPDVRLAPSVALARAFRRVLTSRARTTLGVGDARGEPGLREALAGMLSRTRGLAAGADDVLVTRGSQMALFLVARALIRPGDVVAVEGLGYRPAWDALRLAGARLVGLPVDAQGVKVDALQALMAKRPVRAVYVTPHHQYPTTVTLTAARRMELLRLAAEARVAVVEDDYDHEFHYEGRPVLPLASSDRAGCIVYVGSLSKLVAPGLRLGYVVAPAPLVSALAALRTVVDRQGDAPLERALSELLQEGELQRHARKARREYLVRRDALVEALRGELGGSVDFEIPAGGLALWARVDETLDTADWAARAASHGVHVTPGRSFALEGRGPSAFRLGFASLAPQELREAVHRLALARPRKR
- a CDS encoding pyridoxal phosphate-dependent aminotransferase — its product is MSDDTSLPAFRTVPRTGVIYVTAEAMRRGYRGGDPEWCNLGQGQPETGELPNSPPRVSSVTVDVNDLEYAPVAGLWEVREAIASLYNRLYRRGLPSQYSAENVSLSGGGRAALTRAAASLGSVNLGHFLPDYTAYEELLDVFKAFTSIPILLEGERGYAFTHEDLRREIQGRGLSALLFSNPCNPTGKLVQGEELARWVSVARELECGLLIDEFYSHYIWTGRPGQLPVESAARYVEDVNKDTVVLFDGFTKNWRYPGWRMTWTIGPRQVIDAVSSAGSFLDGGGSRPLQRAAIPLLDEQAVVKETLAINHHFREKRDRFHSRLERLGIRTDRPPDGTFYVWGNVSGLPPPLNDGMGFFRAALDQKIITVPGEFFDVNPGKRRARPSRFRSYVRLSFGPSMEVLEKALGRLEAMVLRYTAG
- the zwf gene encoding glucose-6-phosphate dehydrogenase, with translation MQTAAVTLEEPRYTEAIATVRAEPCTFVLFGASGDLARRKLLPALYHLALEGHLPPESAIIGAALPVMSTEQFRASMREAIECAPGARPVDEAAWRTFSRRLHYLSMDLSSAEDYRRLGHMLERVDREHGTHGNRVFYLSLAPTLHAQTVHHLGETGLTHGRGWARLVVEKPFGTDLETARSLNRHIHRYLDESRVYRMDHYLGKEMVQNLLVLRFANRIFEPLWDRGHIDHVQITNAETVGVEGRGGYYEKAGVVRDMLQNHLLQVLALVAMEPPSSLSPEAVHDAKMEVMAAARAFSPERIRTECVRGQYGPGLLGGQLVPGYRQEPGVAPDSRTETFAMLTMRFDNPRWAGVPFYVRSGKRLSQRLTEVVVQFKEGPLGRGSPNQLHLRIQPDEGIALRFATKAPGRAAHPHEVALDFRYGNTFGTRLAEAYERLLLDCMLGVSTHYVRNDLVERGWELMMPLLEAWGSKRDEVPLHTYAAGTWGPTAASGLLEANGRRWSGC